The region GGCATCCCGACCCCGAGTGTCGACTACGCCCACCCAAGCAGCTCCTTGCTCCAGCAGCAGCCTCACCACAGCTCTTTGTCCTGACCAGCTTGCACACATCAAGCCTGTCCAGAAAAAAGTAtcctggaggaaaaaaaaaaaagtacattattTCTCAAACATAACAAAATCCCACTAATTGTTGTGTAATGCACCTGGAAGTTGATGTCCACCCCTTTGGACAGCAGGTCTCTGACCGCAGAAAGGTCGCCTTCTTGGGCACAACGCAGCAGCTTGAGACCCTGAAGCTCCGAGGACCGGGCTGTGTTGCTGATGACGTGCCCTTGAGCAACCTCTCTTCTTGGGGTGCTTCCAGCCGCTCTTCTTTCGGTTTGAACTCTTGTGTCTGCAGCCCTGCTCCTCCTGCTGGAACTCGTGTGTCTTCTGTGGTGCCGTCGTCCACATTGTGTTCTGAACGTCCCTTCTTCTACTTTGACATCTCTGATCACGTGTTCGTAGAACTGCCTTGCTTCGTTTCCGCTGCAAGTGGCAATCGATGGACCACGTGACGGCTGAAACGTCTCAATACAGAAAACATCCTGCTTTCTCGCAGGTGTGAAGCTTGAGCCAGACATGGTCAATTATTGCTCGTTCAGCTACGTAGCCCTATTAGTTTTCATTTTACGAGTGGCAACGAGCTAACGTCAATGGGTTTGACGACACAAATAATGACTATTTTCGATTtaaatgtaacaaaatagtgtcgtccacaacccccgcgaccccgaacgggacaagcggtaggaaattgaTGGATAGTGTCCAGCAAAAACAGGATTTACGAGTGGCAACGAGCTAACGTCAATGGGTTTGAcgagacaaaataatgactatttTCGAATTAAAAGTAACAAAATAGTGTCGTccacaacccccgcgaccccggacgggacaagcggtagaaaatgggatgGATAGTGTCCAGCAAAAACAagagctagcttaatgctaatagCGTGACTGTAGGAATAACCCCCGTTAAGAGTGAGCTTTCAAATTATTACTTGAATTACCTTTTTATCTTCACATTGAGAGGTATTATCGTCATTATCTCCACCGGTTTAATGAAGTATAATATGAATTAAATCAAAAGAGAGACCGCACCGACACGACGCTGttagctgggtttttttttctctctaccGAGGTAAACAGAGCGTTTTGGCGTTCTTA is a window of Nerophis lumbriciformis linkage group LG25, RoL_Nlum_v2.1, whole genome shotgun sequence DNA encoding:
- the gpank1 gene encoding G patch domain and ankyrin repeat-containing protein 1; protein product: MSGSSFTPARKQDVFCIETFQPSRGPSIATCSGNEARQFYEHVIRDVKVEEGTFRTQCGRRHHRRHTSSSRRSRAADTRVQTERRAAGSTPRREVAQGHVISNTARSSELQGLKLLRCAQEGDLSAVRDLLSKGVDINFQDTFFWTGLMCASWSGQRAVVRLLLEQGAAWVGVVDTRGRDARDLALEAGHRGVLEELDNYGRSPFPPRQTHDSALQPHWCNECHSSYTGSPSSHFSSTLHQFSQQRPPPAPYFCLPPSSNSYKMMLRSGWQPGRGLGPEGEGPKLPVATVLKRDHKGLGYGKTKRPRVTHFKAGDRDAVKGRRAEKEEKGRKGKTKEENRINELKDKNWERDFRASFYL